A single genomic interval of Romboutsia ilealis harbors:
- a CDS encoding peroxiredoxin: protein MASLPSLGSKAPDFKANTTSGTIKLSDYTGKWVVLFSHPGDFTPVCTTEFLCFAKYYGEFKKRNTEIIGLSVDSNSSHLAWIYNIFQFTGIEIPFPIIEDRDMSIAKLYGMISEPMSNTSTVRSVFIIDDKQILRTILYYPLTTGRNIPEILRIIEALQTSDRDNVVTPANWFPGMPVILPYPKTYKELKNKVKKCSNANSDCSCMDWYLCFVPDKNCKKDSSKSKIKAPNSKNSRPEITNPKFQPVTIDYCPNVNPIVMEYVLGNPENVDAQLLDAVIYAFVEINPDGTLFVPTPRFLRQLVSLKSEKPELQVIAAIGGWGTDGFSDAAATPTSRYNFARQAKQLMNQYALDGIDIDWEYPGSSAAGIKSSPQDRENFTLLLTALRDVLGDDAWLSVAGTGDNAYIRTSAEINKIAPLITYFNLMSYDFTAGETGENARKHQANLYPSDLSLSGYSVDGMVNNLIEAGMPSEKILLGIPFYGRLGATITKSYDDLRKDYINKNGYEIAFDKQAQVPYLVKDGKFAMSYDNALSIFLKGQYVLRNCLGGIFSWTSTYDQANILAKSMNQSIYDPDALKGELEQVFGQF, encoded by the coding sequence GTGGCGAGTCTTCCTAGTTTAGGGTCAAAAGCTCCGGACTTTAAAGCTAATACAACTAGCGGAACTATAAAACTGTCTGATTATACAGGTAAGTGGGTTGTATTATTTTCTCACCCTGGTGACTTTACACCAGTGTGTACAACAGAATTTTTATGTTTTGCTAAATATTATGGTGAATTTAAAAAAAGAAATACAGAAATTATAGGACTTAGCGTTGATAGTAATAGCTCTCATCTTGCATGGATATATAATATATTCCAATTTACAGGAATAGAAATTCCTTTTCCTATAATAGAAGATAGAGACATGTCTATAGCAAAACTTTATGGAATGATATCAGAACCAATGAGTAATACTTCTACAGTAAGGTCTGTGTTTATTATAGATGATAAACAAATACTAAGAACAATACTTTATTATCCTTTAACTACAGGTAGAAATATACCTGAAATATTAAGAATAATAGAAGCTTTACAGACTAGCGATAGAGATAATGTTGTAACACCTGCAAATTGGTTTCCTGGAATGCCAGTTATACTACCATATCCAAAAACTTATAAAGAATTAAAAAATAAAGTTAAGAAATGTAGCAACGCTAATTCTGATTGTTCTTGTATGGATTGGTATCTTTGTTTTGTTCCAGATAAAAACTGTAAAAAAGATTCAAGTAAATCTAAAATCAAAGCACCTAATTCTAAAAATTCTAGACCTGAAATTACCAATCCAAAATTTCAGCCTGTAACTATTGACTACTGTCCTAATGTTAACCCTATAGTTATGGAATATGTATTAGGAAATCCTGAAAATGTTGATGCTCAACTTTTGGATGCTGTAATTTATGCCTTTGTTGAAATAAACCCTGATGGTACTTTATTTGTGCCTACACCTAGATTCTTAAGACAATTGGTAAGTTTAAAATCAGAAAAACCAGAATTACAAGTAATAGCAGCTATAGGTGGCTGGGGAACAGATGGCTTCTCTGATGCAGCTGCAACTCCTACCTCTAGATATAATTTTGCTAGGCAAGCTAAACAACTTATGAATCAATATGCTCTAGATGGTATAGACATAGACTGGGAGTATCCAGGAAGTAGTGCAGCTGGTATAAAATCAAGTCCTCAAGATAGAGAAAATTTCACATTATTGCTTACAGCATTAAGAGACGTACTTGGAGACGATGCTTGGTTAAGTGTTGCTGGTACTGGTGATAATGCTTATATAAGAACTAGTGCTGAGATAAATAAAATAGCTCCACTTATCACTTACTTTAATCTTATGAGTTATGACTTTACAGCTGGAGAAACTGGAGAAAATGCTAGAAAACATCAAGCTAATCTTTATCCATCAGATCTTTCATTATCTGGGTACAGCGTTGATGGTATGGTAAATAATCTTATCGAAGCTGGTATGCCATCAGAAAAAATATTACTTGGAATACCTTTTTATGGTCGTTTAGGTGCTACTATAACTAAATCTTATGATGACCTTAGAAAAGATTATATAAATAAAAATGGATATGAAATAGCTTTCGATAAACAAGCTCAAGTCCCTTATCTTGTAAAAGATGGTAAATTTGCAATGTCCTATGATAATGCATTATCTATTTTCTTAAAAGGACAATATGTCCTTAGAAACTGTCTTGGCGGAATATTCTCTTGGACATCAACATATGACCAAGCAAATATTTTAGCAAAATCTATGAATCAAAGTATTTATGACCCTGATGCATTAAAAGGTGAATTAGAGCAAGTATTTGGTCAATTCTAA
- a CDS encoding ribonuclease H family protein — translation MINLSKKKFYAVRKGYKVGVYNTWDECKKQVNGFSGAEYKSFQTLDEAYEYIGAKKEVEVEHGDFVKAYVDGSYEHAIRAYGSGVVILRNDILEKTYSIKGNDKSLVSMRNVAGEIEASKIAMKYCIDNNIKHLKLYFDYEGIEKWCIGAWKTNKEGTIEYKKFYDSIKDKLHVEFIKVKAHSGDKYNEEADKLAKVAIGI, via the coding sequence GTGATTAATTTGAGTAAGAAGAAATTTTATGCTGTAAGAAAGGGGTATAAAGTAGGAGTATATAATACGTGGGATGAATGCAAAAAGCAGGTAAATGGATTTTCAGGTGCTGAGTATAAAAGTTTTCAAACATTAGATGAAGCATATGAATATATAGGAGCAAAAAAAGAAGTTGAAGTAGAACATGGTGATTTTGTTAAAGCGTATGTAGATGGAAGTTATGAACATGCAATAAGGGCATATGGATCAGGTGTGGTTATATTAAGAAATGATATATTAGAAAAAACATATAGTATAAAAGGGAATGATAAGTCTTTAGTAAGTATGAGAAATGTGGCTGGAGAAATAGAAGCATCAAAAATAGCAATGAAATATTGTATAGATAATAATATAAAACATTTAAAATTATACTTTGATTATGAAGGAATAGAAAAGTGGTGTATTGGTGCATGGAAAACTAATAAAGAAGGGACTATAGAATATAAGAAGTTTTATGATAGTATAAAGGATAAATTACATGTAGAGTTTATAAAAGTTAAAGCTCACTCAGGGGATAAATATAATGAAGAGGCAGACAAGCTTGCAAAAGTTGCTATAGGAATATAA